The bacterium genome includes a region encoding these proteins:
- a CDS encoding TonB family protein, which translates to MRSLGPFMEMCPKRLRFSFLALSVVVHFTVASLLLSATLSRHHCAPVPSELRVRLAPAVVHQQDEEPAEMLPKSSEPERTQTAKEAESKHASILKSNTKSELQKARPKPHPITHEAARVSTPMRLDGQRFEYPYYLNVLKSKLAEAWLYPSDAIAGKKALRAKVAFLIHRNGGIDQMRVEHSSKSPVFDRSVLRAVEAAAPFPPLPDGYKEETLGALFVTFEYHK; encoded by the coding sequence ATGCGCTCTTTAGGACCGTTTATGGAGATGTGCCCGAAGAGGCTGCGGTTCTCTTTTCTTGCTCTCTCTGTCGTGGTGCATTTTACCGTTGCCTCTCTCCTCCTGTCAGCCACGCTCAGCCGGCACCATTGCGCACCTGTGCCGTCAGAGCTTAGGGTGCGCCTGGCGCCCGCCGTGGTCCATCAGCAGGATGAAGAGCCTGCGGAGATGCTCCCGAAATCGTCCGAACCCGAGAGGACCCAGACCGCTAAAGAGGCAGAATCTAAACACGCGTCAATACTCAAGTCGAACACCAAGAGTGAGTTGCAAAAGGCCCGACCCAAACCTCACCCCATAACGCACGAAGCTGCGAGGGTATCCACGCCGATGCGTCTGGATGGGCAACGCTTCGAGTATCCCTACTATCTCAATGTGCTAAAGAGCAAGCTTGCCGAGGCGTGGCTGTATCCGTCAGACGCGATTGCCGGCAAAAAAGCGCTGCGTGCAAAGGTGGCATTCTTAATTCACCGCAACGGCGGCATTGACCAGATGAGGGTGGAGCACTCCTCAAAAAGTCCTGTCTTTGATCGGTCTGTTCTCAGGGCGGTCGAGGCGGCGGCGCCATTTCCTCCCTTGCCGGACGGTTACAAAGAAGAGACATTGGGCGCGCTGTTTGTTACTTTCGAATATCACAAGTAG
- a CDS encoding response regulator, with protein sequence MAKVASSIKVLVVDDQDCLVELLADIVNGLGFGSEMAHDGLEAIEKFDSGDFQMVITDIKMPRMDGIELMKRIKENRPDVPVIAITGYGSEGTEEELVYDGVDGFLEKPFRVAKIEGIVCDVLRKYELLD encoded by the coding sequence ATGGCAAAAGTAGCGTCGAGCATAAAAGTCCTTGTGGTTGACGATCAGGACTGCCTTGTAGAGCTCCTAGCGGACATTGTTAATGGCCTTGGGTTTGGCAGCGAGATGGCGCACGACGGGCTGGAGGCTATCGAGAAGTTCGATAGCGGCGATTTCCAGATGGTCATTACTGACATTAAGATGCCGCGAATGGATGGCATTGAGTTGATGAAGCGGATCAAAGAGAATCGGCCAGATGTGCCGGTGATTGCAATTACGGGGTATGGTTCCGAGGGCACGGAGGAGGAGCTTGTCTATGATGGCGTTGATGGCTTTCTGGAAAAGCCCTTCCGCGTGGCTAAGATAGAGGGAATAGTATGCGATGTGTTAAGGAAATACGAGTTGCTGGACTGA
- a CDS encoding histidine triad nucleotide-binding protein, whose translation MTECIFCKIARAEMKAQVIYSDEDVVAFRDINPQAPTHVLVIPRKHIPSIADCAPEDLPLLAKLLQTSAKIADMESVREGGYRLVLNAGEDAGQAVDHLHVHVLGGRKMAWPPG comes from the coding sequence ATGACCGAATGCATTTTCTGTAAGATAGCCCGCGCGGAGATGAAGGCCCAAGTCATCTACAGCGACGAGGACGTTGTCGCGTTTCGCGACATCAATCCTCAGGCCCCGACGCACGTGCTTGTCATCCCTAGAAAACACATCCCAAGCATCGCCGACTGCGCCCCGGAGGACCTTCCGCTGTTGGCCAAACTCCTCCAGACAAGCGCCAAGATCGCTGACATGGAATCAGTCCGAGAAGGCGGCTACAGGCTTGTCCTGAACGCAGGAGAGGACGCCGGACAGGCCGTCGATCATCTGCATGTCCATGTGCTCGGCGGCCGTAAGATGGCCTGGCCTCCCGGCTGA
- a CDS encoding divergent polysaccharide deacetylase family protein translates to MRRRGKSISPFAFILAGLFAFAVAVFGLDLLQARYGRSLVGVELYTWAQDKGMFSPSKRELKSESLRKAVNEALIESGIHKSNMAFEKSVADGTVDEYEYREFEAPASARLDLLRAALAKKASGVGANVVAFDESTRGQKRILAIDLGYGRVKRQCLLFVQRMPGAGAASPRAGPSIGAPLKIQPGASQATVSSGTAEVAIIVDDCGYNLALCERLVQIDCPLTLSVMPRTPFAGATARAAEAAGHEVMLHLPLEPVRRLDPHIPELEIRCGQSEREVAGLVNAALDSVPYVKGVNNHEGSKACADPTVMRLLMGELKERGLYFVDSRTTVESVAYSMAKSMDLKASNRDVFIDNKNDRQAIKAELERLLTLSVTLKRPAIGLCHLRRPTVAVLEEELPLLREAGHRFLFASEVVK, encoded by the coding sequence ATGAGGCGAAGAGGCAAATCCATCTCGCCGTTCGCCTTCATACTCGCTGGCCTGTTTGCATTCGCAGTTGCGGTCTTCGGGCTCGATCTTCTACAGGCGAGGTATGGCCGCTCTTTGGTGGGGGTGGAGCTCTACACTTGGGCGCAGGACAAGGGCATGTTCTCCCCCAGCAAGCGGGAGCTCAAGTCCGAGTCGCTGCGAAAAGCGGTCAACGAGGCGCTGATAGAGTCCGGGATTCACAAGAGCAATATGGCTTTTGAGAAGAGCGTGGCGGACGGGACGGTGGACGAGTATGAGTATCGGGAGTTCGAGGCGCCGGCTTCGGCGCGGTTGGACCTGCTCCGTGCGGCGCTTGCGAAAAAGGCGTCAGGGGTGGGCGCGAACGTCGTCGCCTTCGATGAGAGCACTCGTGGGCAGAAGAGGATACTTGCCATTGATCTGGGCTACGGTCGAGTGAAGCGGCAGTGCCTTCTCTTCGTGCAGCGAATGCCTGGGGCAGGAGCTGCCTCGCCGAGAGCCGGTCCGTCCATTGGCGCACCCCTAAAGATTCAGCCTGGGGCCAGTCAGGCCACGGTCTCGAGCGGGACCGCTGAGGTCGCCATCATAGTTGATGATTGTGGTTACAACCTCGCCCTCTGTGAGCGGCTCGTTCAGATAGACTGCCCGTTGACGCTGTCGGTCATGCCCAGGACGCCGTTTGCCGGCGCCACTGCGCGAGCTGCCGAGGCGGCCGGCCATGAGGTCATGCTGCATCTTCCACTGGAGCCGGTTCGGCGTCTGGACCCTCATATCCCGGAGCTCGAGATAAGGTGTGGGCAGAGCGAGCGCGAGGTCGCAGGCTTAGTAAACGCTGCTCTCGATAGCGTCCCCTACGTTAAGGGAGTCAACAACCACGAGGGTTCAAAAGCCTGTGCGGACCCGACAGTAATGCGTCTTCTGATGGGCGAGCTCAAGGAAAGAGGCCTTTACTTTGTCGATAGCAGAACGACCGTTGAGAGCGTTGCCTATTCCATGGCCAAGAGCATGGACCTGAAAGCGTCCAATCGGGACGTCTTCATCGACAACAAAAACGACCGACAGGCAATCAAGGCAGAGCTTGAGAGGCTGCTCACCCTCTCGGTAACGCTCAAGCGCCCCGCTATCGGTCTCTGTCATCTGAGGCGGCCGACGGTCGCGGTCCTCGAGGAGGAGCTGCCGCTCTTGAGAGAGGCCGGTCACCGGTTTCTGTTCGCATCAGAAGTGGTGAAGTAA